A genomic segment from bacterium BMS3Abin08 encodes:
- a CDS encoding cytochrome C and Quinol oxidase polypeptide I — protein sequence MDRYVKAFIVISIVYLGLASVLGVFMIMNQNLLGLKFVHTHLMLIGWVSMMIYGVGYHILPRFSGRLIKSKALVGLQFWFANIGLIGMVLFYTLKVYHPEVDAYRILTGLSGVVEILSIAVFFYNMLATLLARQEEA from the coding sequence ATGGACAGATACGTAAAGGCTTTTATAGTGATTAGTATAGTGTATCTCGGCTTGGCATCGGTTTTAGGTGTATTTATGATTATGAATCAGAACCTTCTGGGTCTGAAGTTTGTTCACACTCACCTTATGCTGATAGGATGGGTTTCCATGATGATATACGGGGTGGGATATCATATCCTTCCGAGATTTTCGGGGAGACTCATTAAGAGTAAGGCACTGGTTGGATTGCAGTTCTGGTTTGCCAATATTGGTCTGATAGGGATGGTGCTGTTCTATACGTTGAAGGTATACCATCCGGAAGTCGATGCTTACAGGATTTTAACTGGATTGAGTGGGGTTGTGGAGATACTTTCCATAGCTGTCTTCTTCTATAATATGCTTGCCACTCTGCTTGCAAGGCAAGAGGAGGCTTAG
- a CDS encoding hypothetical protein (chemotaxis protein CheY homolog), with protein MKRILIVEDSDSTRSMIRTMVEDLGEEYLVFDTGNGFEALKLLPTEDFNMIITDINMPDINGLELINFIKTNPRYRDIPLIIVSTERSEEDRNRGLALGADAYITKPFKPEELQETVKQIIQK; from the coding sequence GTGAAAAGGATCCTCATTGTTGAAGATTCCGATTCAACAAGATCCATGATAAGGACAATGGTTGAGGATTTGGGGGAGGAATACCTTGTTTTTGACACGGGAAACGGTTTTGAGGCGTTAAAGTTACTTCCCACTGAAGATTTCAACATGATCATCACGGACATTAACATGCCCGATATCAACGGACTTGAACTGATAAACTTCATAAAGACAAATCCGAGATACAGGGACATCCCCCTGATCATCGTAAGTACGGAGAGGTCGGAAGAAGACCGCAACAGGGGACTTGCCCTTGGAGCCGACGCCTACATCACAAAACCCTTTAAGCCTGAGGAACTCCAGGAAACGGTTAAACAAATAATTCAAAAATGA
- the cheA_1 gene encoding chemotaxis protein CheA: MSSTNKEFISEAEDLLNESRECLLEIQDGFPEQYNPDTLNALFRSMHTLKGISGLYGHEGLKDLSHELEGLLDELRLGRIDLSEDLINFLFHNIDIVRNMVSVASEEKDTDVSSCIREIERFKNTAGMSSGEAPLSEIVGEEILRVLSEYEEHRLRTNVKDKKGIFLIYTVFSLSEFDKGLSKLTGTLKKDGELISTLPTSEGIPEGSIGFKLLFASEKDLHYLRDKTGLVIEEIYSCKPSTVQPVTQEETLRSVSSTVRVDIEKLDRILNTIGKLNLTKGAISRVEEELIETYGHSHLVFDMHRVIQNFDRRLKELQDDVLQIRMVPVGQIFSRLGQIIRRYSKGLKKTVELKTFGEDTEIDKFIAEEIADPLMHIVRNALDHGIETPEERASKGKPQTAQIKLSAFPKGNHVIVEVEDDGRGIDPSRIKEKADALGLVSRQDELDKSEIINFIFLPGFTTSETITDVSGRGVGMDVVKEKISSIGGFVDVSSEMDVFTRFSLTIPITLAIIKSLLIRSGSHNFALPLTSISETLLVKRTDIQSIEGNMIYNLRGELLPTISLAGLFDLRTADSEEKYIVVAGYGERRVGIIVDALIGSQDMVIKSLGDYFRNFKGFTGAAEVGKNEVILVIDVEAIMEETLKRYRGLAHV, translated from the coding sequence ATGAGTTCAACAAACAAAGAGTTTATTTCAGAAGCTGAAGACCTCCTTAATGAATCGAGGGAATGCCTCCTCGAGATACAGGATGGTTTTCCGGAACAATACAACCCTGACACACTCAATGCCTTATTCAGATCCATGCATACCCTGAAGGGGATCTCCGGACTTTACGGGCATGAAGGACTTAAAGACCTGAGTCACGAACTTGAAGGACTGCTTGACGAACTCCGTCTTGGCAGGATCGACTTGTCGGAGGATCTCATAAACTTCCTCTTCCATAACATTGACATAGTGAGGAACATGGTATCGGTGGCTTCTGAAGAAAAGGACACCGACGTCTCCTCCTGTATCCGGGAGATTGAGAGGTTCAAAAATACTGCGGGGATGTCCTCCGGCGAGGCCCCCTTAAGTGAAATAGTCGGGGAGGAAATTCTCAGGGTCTTATCCGAATATGAAGAGCACCGCTTAAGAACAAACGTAAAGGATAAAAAGGGCATATTTCTTATCTACACCGTCTTCTCCCTCTCTGAATTCGACAAAGGGCTCTCCAAGCTCACCGGGACCCTGAAGAAAGACGGGGAACTCATCTCGACCCTCCCCACATCAGAGGGCATCCCGGAGGGCTCCATAGGCTTCAAACTCCTCTTTGCATCTGAAAAAGACCTGCACTATCTAAGGGATAAAACCGGTCTGGTAATCGAGGAGATTTATAGCTGCAAACCCTCCACTGTACAGCCTGTCACTCAGGAGGAGACACTCAGAAGCGTCTCCTCAACCGTCAGGGTGGATATCGAAAAACTCGACAGGATCCTCAACACCATAGGCAAGCTGAACCTTACCAAGGGAGCCATAAGCAGGGTCGAGGAGGAACTGATCGAGACGTATGGTCACTCACACCTTGTGTTTGATATGCACAGGGTGATACAGAACTTTGACAGGCGACTCAAGGAACTCCAGGATGACGTCCTCCAGATAAGGATGGTACCCGTAGGGCAGATATTCTCGAGGCTGGGACAGATTATCAGAAGATACTCAAAGGGATTGAAAAAAACCGTCGAGTTAAAGACCTTTGGCGAGGATACGGAGATTGACAAGTTCATTGCCGAGGAGATTGCCGACCCCCTGATGCATATTGTGAGAAATGCCCTTGATCACGGGATAGAAACCCCGGAGGAGCGCGCGTCTAAAGGAAAACCTCAAACCGCTCAGATCAAGCTGAGTGCATTCCCGAAGGGGAATCACGTTATTGTTGAGGTTGAAGACGACGGGCGTGGAATAGACCCTTCAAGGATAAAAGAGAAAGCAGATGCCCTCGGGCTCGTTTCCAGGCAGGATGAGCTTGATAAAAGCGAGATAATAAACTTCATTTTCCTGCCAGGCTTCACCACCAGCGAAACCATTACCGATGTCTCAGGCAGGGGCGTAGGCATGGATGTGGTTAAAGAGAAGATATCATCAATCGGTGGTTTCGTTGATGTTTCCTCGGAGATGGACGTGTTTACCCGCTTCTCACTGACTATACCCATTACCCTTGCAATCATTAAGTCCCTTTTAATACGGTCGGGAAGCCACAACTTCGCCCTGCCCCTCACATCCATATCGGAGACCCTGCTTGTGAAGAGGACCGACATCCAGAGCATTGAAGGCAACATGATCTACAACCTCAGGGGAGAACTTCTCCCCACCATATCCCTTGCAGGGCTGTTTGACTTACGGACTGCGGACTCTGAAGAAAAATACATAGTTGTCGCAGGGTATGGTGAACGCAGAGTGGGCATTATTGTGGATGCGCTCATCGGGAGCCAGGATATGGTCATAAAATCACTCGGCGACTACTTCAGGAACTTCAAGGGATTTACAGGAGCTGCCGAAGTAGGCAAAAACGAAGTGATCCTCGTTATCGATGTTGAGGCGATCATGGAGGAAACGCTTAAGAGGTACCGGGGGTTGGCCCATGTATAG
- a CDS encoding archaeal ATPase yields MYRDFFSLKDRPFSKTPDPRFLFMSKAHEEALARLQYAVEEREIVLLTGEIGCGKTTLTRALMDCLDESYRVILILNPRLTANQFLRSIAKRMEITIPSGYKDDLLEAIYQKVYNDYEKGITPVIIIDEAQLIPKKDAFEEIRLLTNFQLDDTNLISLILVAQPDIRRRLRHRAYAPLRQRIGLFYHIGALDEKETTDYVGHRLKTSGRGSRLFTERALKVIFRYSGGIPRVINSIATSALLDAFSKDQEIIDEENIIDAVRELGYNGYS; encoded by the coding sequence ATGTATAGGGACTTTTTTTCACTCAAGGACAGACCCTTCAGCAAGACCCCCGACCCGAGGTTCCTCTTTATGAGCAAGGCTCATGAAGAGGCGCTCGCAAGACTCCAGTATGCTGTTGAGGAAAGAGAGATCGTTCTCCTGACGGGTGAGATCGGCTGTGGCAAGACCACACTTACAAGGGCCCTGATGGATTGCCTTGATGAGAGCTACAGGGTTATCCTTATACTTAATCCCCGGCTCACTGCGAACCAGTTCCTCAGGTCCATTGCAAAAAGGATGGAGATAACCATCCCCTCCGGTTACAAGGATGACCTCCTTGAAGCGATTTACCAGAAGGTCTACAACGATTATGAAAAGGGGATAACGCCCGTAATCATCATCGATGAGGCCCAGCTTATTCCAAAAAAGGATGCCTTTGAAGAAATCCGTCTTCTTACCAACTTTCAACTTGACGATACAAATCTTATAAGCCTCATACTCGTTGCTCAGCCCGATATCCGGAGGAGGCTGAGACACAGGGCATATGCCCCTTTAAGGCAGAGAATCGGACTCTTCTATCACATAGGGGCACTTGATGAGAAGGAAACCACAGACTACGTCGGACATAGATTAAAGACCTCGGGAAGGGGATCACGGCTCTTTACGGAAAGGGCTCTGAAGGTAATATTCAGATATTCCGGCGGAATACCCCGGGTTATCAACAGTATCGCCACTTCTGCGCTCCTTGATGCCTTTTCAAAGGACCAGGAGATCATCGATGAAGAGAACATTATTGATGCGGTAAGGGAGCTTGGATATAATGGATATAGCTAA
- the cheW_2 gene encoding chemotaxis protein CheW: MDIAKVRKKARKKKETKNKGGKASRKNESAVKSPETGLAGAEEIRDESTGTGRPEEQADQEPRKGIPASVELLSFQLGSECYAFHMNDVQEIINLYNLTPVPTGPEHLCGLISLRGRIIPVLDLTKLLKPDSSTLDNGTLRKLSKNRLPTRRKEKVIVAKGGRGPIGVLTDQVVDVIRVSEDSLNEPPTHLTESEVRFIESVSIHSGRFITVLKSDAALFVFEDNFEDNKEEEHPHS, encoded by the coding sequence ATGGATATAGCTAAAGTCAGAAAAAAGGCAAGGAAGAAAAAAGAGACGAAAAACAAAGGCGGCAAGGCATCAAGGAAAAATGAGAGCGCCGTCAAGTCTCCTGAAACCGGACTTGCCGGGGCAGAAGAGATACGCGATGAGTCAACAGGGACCGGGAGACCTGAAGAACAAGCGGACCAGGAGCCACGGAAAGGCATCCCGGCTTCCGTGGAGTTGCTCTCTTTTCAGCTTGGGTCGGAGTGCTACGCCTTTCACATGAACGATGTTCAGGAGATAATCAATCTCTATAACCTGACCCCTGTACCCACGGGACCTGAACACCTGTGCGGCTTAATATCCTTAAGGGGAAGGATAATCCCCGTGCTGGACCTGACAAAGCTCCTTAAGCCGGACAGTTCAACCCTGGATAACGGCACCCTGCGGAAATTATCGAAAAACAGATTGCCAACCAGGAGAAAGGAGAAAGTAATCGTTGCAAAGGGGGGAAGAGGTCCGATCGGGGTCTTAACCGACCAGGTGGTTGATGTTATAAGGGTATCGGAAGACTCGCTCAACGAGCCACCCACTCATCTCACTGAATCAGAGGTAAGGTTTATTGAGAGTGTAAGCATCCATAGCGGCAGATTCATAACCGTACTAAAAAGCGATGCAGCGCTTTTTGTATTTGAAGACAATTTTGAAGACAATAAAGAAGAGGAGCATCCGCATTCTTGA